One window of the Eucalyptus grandis isolate ANBG69807.140 chromosome 6, ASM1654582v1, whole genome shotgun sequence genome contains the following:
- the LOC104429402 gene encoding phosphoglycerate mutase-like protein 1 isoform X1, whose protein sequence is MDCADMDTAGTGLYPLHRCKTLHLVRHAQGIHNVAREKNNDPLKSYDFFDAQLTPLGWQQVSNLRRHVQASGLSKKIDLVITSPLLRAMQTAVGVFGGEGHTDGIGAPPLMVANAGNSDHPAISSLNCPPFIAAERCRERLGVNPCDKRRSISEYQPLFPAIDFSLIENEDDVLWKPDVREKNAEITDRGRKFLSWLWTREEKKIAIVTHSAFLLHTLSDFGNDCNLLIKNEIRKEFANCELRSVVIVDRGMTGSDASKTDYPGKIPDGLDLPSDVAKDKH, encoded by the exons ATGGATTGCGCGG ATATGGATACTGCAGGGACAGGGCTATATCCATTACACCGTTGCAAGACACTCCACCTG GTTCGGCATGCACAGGGAATTCATAACGTGGCAAGAGAAAAGAACAACGACCCCCTTAAGTCATATGATTTCTTTGATGCTCAACTCACCCCTCTTGGCTGGCAGCAG GTGAGTAACTTGCGCAGGCATGTCCAAGCAAGCGGACTTTCCAAGAAGATTGATCTTGTAATTACGTCCCCTCTGTTGAG AGCTATGCAAACAGCTGTTGGAGTTTTCGGTGGGGAAGGCCATACAGATGGAATAGGTGCACCTCCTTTGATGGTTGCAAATGCAGGGAATAGCGATCATCCTGCCATTTCAAGTCTCAATTGCCCACCATTCATTGCCGCGGAACGTTGTCGAGAACGTTTA GGAGTTAATCCTTGTGACAAAAGACGAAGCATTAGCGAGTATCAGCCGCTCTTTCCTGCAATTGACTTTTCATTG ATTGAGAATGAAGATGACGTCTTGTGGAAGCCTGATGTTAGAGAAAAGAATGCGGAAATTACTGATCGAGGAAGGAAGTTCTTGAGCTG GTTGTGGACacgggaagagaagaagattgCAATCGTTACCCACAGTGCATTCTTGTTGCACACCCTCAGCGACTTTGGAAATGATTGTAATTTATTGATCAAGAACGAAATACGCAAGGA atttgCAAACTGTGAACTCCGTTCAGTTGTCATCGTGGACAGAGG GATGACCGGATCAGATGCCTCAAAGACTGACTATCCAGGGAAAATTCCTGATGGACTTGATCTTCCAAGTGACGTTGCCAAGGACAAGCACTAA
- the LOC104429402 gene encoding phosphoglycerate mutase-like protein 1 isoform X2 produces the protein MDTAGTGLYPLHRCKTLHLVRHAQGIHNVAREKNNDPLKSYDFFDAQLTPLGWQQVSNLRRHVQASGLSKKIDLVITSPLLRAMQTAVGVFGGEGHTDGIGAPPLMVANAGNSDHPAISSLNCPPFIAAERCRERLGVNPCDKRRSISEYQPLFPAIDFSLIENEDDVLWKPDVREKNAEITDRGRKFLSWLWTREEKKIAIVTHSAFLLHTLSDFGNDCNLLIKNEIRKEFANCELRSVVIVDRGMTGSDASKTDYPGKIPDGLDLPSDVAKDKH, from the exons ATGGATACTGCAGGGACAGGGCTATATCCATTACACCGTTGCAAGACACTCCACCTG GTTCGGCATGCACAGGGAATTCATAACGTGGCAAGAGAAAAGAACAACGACCCCCTTAAGTCATATGATTTCTTTGATGCTCAACTCACCCCTCTTGGCTGGCAGCAG GTGAGTAACTTGCGCAGGCATGTCCAAGCAAGCGGACTTTCCAAGAAGATTGATCTTGTAATTACGTCCCCTCTGTTGAG AGCTATGCAAACAGCTGTTGGAGTTTTCGGTGGGGAAGGCCATACAGATGGAATAGGTGCACCTCCTTTGATGGTTGCAAATGCAGGGAATAGCGATCATCCTGCCATTTCAAGTCTCAATTGCCCACCATTCATTGCCGCGGAACGTTGTCGAGAACGTTTA GGAGTTAATCCTTGTGACAAAAGACGAAGCATTAGCGAGTATCAGCCGCTCTTTCCTGCAATTGACTTTTCATTG ATTGAGAATGAAGATGACGTCTTGTGGAAGCCTGATGTTAGAGAAAAGAATGCGGAAATTACTGATCGAGGAAGGAAGTTCTTGAGCTG GTTGTGGACacgggaagagaagaagattgCAATCGTTACCCACAGTGCATTCTTGTTGCACACCCTCAGCGACTTTGGAAATGATTGTAATTTATTGATCAAGAACGAAATACGCAAGGA atttgCAAACTGTGAACTCCGTTCAGTTGTCATCGTGGACAGAGG GATGACCGGATCAGATGCCTCAAAGACTGACTATCCAGGGAAAATTCCTGATGGACTTGATCTTCCAAGTGACGTTGCCAAGGACAAGCACTAA